A window of Zingiber officinale cultivar Zhangliang chromosome 5A, Zo_v1.1, whole genome shotgun sequence contains these coding sequences:
- the LOC121981235 gene encoding putative ubiquitin-conjugating enzyme E2 38, with the protein MEQPPRSHPPVFMGPKLGLLAGSSSNRDPDIVELSSSAIWTAGQSKRKRNPVIPHEVIELDGEDDTDGVMIISESTSDYKNKQPVGYDNSWHKHVKDPLSANPVISSANNGSSQSFEADLNYLDDDDEYDYEDDDCDDYDYDYGADMSEKDFNLVLAAKFDDIDLPTGVEAPVPWLKNPAAEVSKRNKKIIVEDEIDVNYKSFKQFDTVREHSDHYFSRPELLKTVPTVKKINPSKDWTKRIQHEWKVLEKDLPETIYVRVYEDRIDILRAVIIGPAGTPYHDGLFFFDVYFPPQYPQVPPIVHYHSGGLRLNPNLYKCGKVCLSLLNTWSGTGCERWNPSNSTMLQVLVSIQALVLNAKPYFNEPGYAPTANTEYGEQKSLTYNEDTFLLSCTTMLYSLRKPPMHFSDFVAGHFRNRGRTILVSCKAYMDGAQVGCVVGEGVQDVDEGDKSCSATFKASLKKLFEDLLMEFTVKGADCDEFLAQKVKDGMGKRADTTLRL; encoded by the exons GTTATTCCTCATGAGGTAATTGAGCTTGATGGAGAGGATGACACTGATGGCGTTATGATAATTAGTGAAAGCACTTCGGACTACAAGAACAAACAACCTGTTGGATATGATAACAGCTGGCACAAGCACGTAAAG GATCCATTATCTGCTAACCCTGTCATTTCAAGTGCAAATAATGGTTCCAGCCAAAGCTTTGAGGCTGATCTTAATTatcttgatgatgatgatgagtatGATTACGAAGATGATGATTGTGatgattatgattatgattatggTGCTGACATGAGCGAGAAGGATTTCAATTTGGTTTTGGCTGCTAAGTTTGATGATATAGACCTGCCAACTGGTGTTGAAGCACCTGTACCTTGGTTGAAGAATCCTGCAGCTGAAGTGTCAAAAAGGAACAAGAAGATCATTGTTGAAGATGAGATTGACGTAAACTATAAATCATTTAAGCAATTTGATACTGTTAGAGAACACTCAGATCATTATTTCAGCAGGCCAGAGCTTCTCAAAACTGTTCCAACTGTTAAGAAAATTAAT CCTTCGAAAGATTGGACGAAAAGGATTCAGCACGAGTGGAAGGTTCTAGAGAAAGATTTACCTG AAACAATATATGTTCGAGTATATGAAGATAGGATCGACATTCTGAGGGCTGTTATTATAGGACCAGCAGGAACTCCATATCATGATGGTCTATTCTTCTTTGATGTATACTTCCCTCCACAATATCCACAAGTACCTCCT ATTGTTCATTATCACTCTGGTGGACTCAGACTCAATCCAAACTTGTATAAATGTGGGAAGGTTTGTCTTAGCCTACTGAATACCTGGTCTGGCACAGGATGTGAAAGGTGGAATCCATCAAATTCAACAATGCTGCAGGTGTTGGTTTCTATTCAGGCTCTAGTTCTAAATGCAAAGCCATACTTTAATGAGCCAGGATATGCACCGACAGCTAATACAGAGTATGGGGAGCAGAAGTCCCTCACTTATAATGAAGATACATTTCTCTTATCCTGCACGACAATGCTATACTCACTACGGAAGCCGCCAATG CATTTTAGTGACTTTGTGGCTGGACATTTCCGTAACCGCGGTCGAACCATCCTAGTCTCATGCAAAGCTTACATGGATGGTGCTCAAGTTGGATGTGTTGTCGGTGAAGGCGTGCAGGATGTTGATGAGGGTGATAAGAGTTGCTCAGCTACATTCAAGGCATCTCTGAAGAAACTATTTGAGGACCTTCTTATGGAATTCACCGTTAAAGGAGCTGATTGTGATGAATTCCTGGCCCAGAAGGTCAAAGACGGAATGGGCAAAAGGGCAGACACTACACTAAGGTTATGA